The following proteins come from a genomic window of Lachnoclostridium phytofermentans ISDg:
- the fliR gene encoding flagellar biosynthetic protein FliR: MVIPVEQLVFFFVILVRISAFIYTGPFFSLKNVPQKVKIGLSLTLAIILNQTIPYSELVYEGVIGFAIVIVGEALAGAIMGFFSNICFQILSLAGQLMDMEIGFSMVNEFDPISNAQVTITANFYHYAVMLFLLITNMHHYIIKALVDSYQVIPVGGAKLNPLIYTVMVQFVVDFFVIAFRIILPIFASMLIVNVVLAILAKVAPQMNMFVIGLQLKVLIGFIVLLFMTLMIPSVADFIFTEMMGMLKSAISFLK; encoded by the coding sequence ATGGTAATACCTGTAGAACAGTTAGTTTTCTTTTTTGTGATACTGGTGAGGATATCTGCGTTCATTTATACAGGACCATTTTTTAGTTTAAAGAATGTACCGCAGAAAGTTAAGATTGGGCTATCCCTAACGTTAGCCATTATATTAAATCAAACAATACCCTATTCGGAATTAGTTTACGAAGGTGTGATTGGTTTTGCAATTGTTATTGTAGGAGAGGCATTAGCTGGAGCTATCATGGGCTTCTTTTCTAATATATGTTTTCAGATTCTCTCTCTTGCAGGACAATTGATGGATATGGAAATTGGATTTTCGATGGTGAATGAATTTGATCCGATTTCAAATGCCCAGGTTACAATTACTGCAAATTTCTATCATTATGCAGTAATGCTATTCTTATTAATAACGAATATGCATCATTATATTATAAAAGCACTTGTTGACTCCTATCAGGTAATTCCGGTTGGTGGAGCAAAACTAAACCCGTTAATTTACACTGTAATGGTACAATTTGTCGTTGACTTTTTTGTCATTGCTTTTCGAATCATATTACCGATTTTTGCGTCTATGTTAATCGTTAATGTGGTATTAGCTATATTAGCTAAGGTGGCGCCGCAGATGAATATGTTTGTTATTGGTTTACAGTTAAAAGTATTGATCGGGTTTATCGTCTTACTGTTTATGACTTTGATGATACCGTCAGTTGCAGATTTTATTTTTACAGAGATGATGGGAATGTTAAAGAGTGCAATCTCCTTTTTAAAATGA
- the fliQ gene encoding flagellar biosynthesis protein FliQ, producing MDENLLVELLRQTLFLIIKVSSPMLITSLVIGLVVSVLQTVTSVQEQTLTFVPKLIGVFLVLMLCGNWIMKNITEYFLYLADNFRYFIQ from the coding sequence ATGGATGAAAATTTATTGGTGGAACTACTTCGTCAAACATTATTCTTAATTATCAAAGTATCTTCTCCGATGTTGATTACTTCACTTGTAATTGGACTTGTGGTAAGCGTCTTGCAGACTGTTACTTCTGTTCAAGAACAAACCCTCACTTTTGTTCCAAAATTAATTGGAGTATTTCTAGTACTTATGTTATGTGGTAATTGGATTATGAAAAATATAACGGAATATTTTCTATATTTAGCGGATAACTTCCGTTACTTTATACAGTGA
- the fliP gene encoding flagellar type III secretion system pore protein FliP (The bacterial flagellar biogenesis protein FliP forms a type III secretion system (T3SS)-type pore required for flagellar assembly.): MTSKCNLNDKKIFLTGLFVIMALVLTFFCVAPKKVYASEVNGTTKESTATTNSNKGENNNDISFSFNSGDGTGSLSATLKMLLILTLITLAPSILIMLTSFIRIIVVLHFVRSALGTQTTPPNQVLIGLALFLTLFIMSPIITNINTNAVQPLSKGEITQEQAFTQGMEPLRDFMFDQTNEKDMQLFLDIAGVTEVNDRADVPSTALIPAFIISELRAAFIIGFLIYIPFLIIDMVVASTLMSMGMMMLPPTTISMPFKILLFIMADGWNLIIGSVIKSFY; the protein is encoded by the coding sequence ATGACGTCTAAATGTAATCTTAACGATAAGAAGATTTTCCTTACTGGGCTTTTCGTCATTATGGCGTTAGTATTAACCTTTTTTTGTGTTGCTCCAAAAAAAGTATACGCCTCCGAGGTGAATGGAACAACAAAGGAATCTACAGCTACCACAAATTCTAATAAGGGAGAAAATAATAACGATATTTCATTTTCTTTCAACTCTGGTGATGGGACTGGGTCACTTTCAGCAACGCTAAAGATGCTCCTAATCTTAACATTGATTACGTTAGCACCATCAATACTAATTATGTTAACCTCATTCATTAGAATTATCGTAGTGCTTCACTTTGTTCGTTCTGCCTTAGGAACACAGACAACTCCTCCGAATCAAGTTTTAATTGGACTGGCGTTGTTTTTGACGTTGTTTATAATGTCACCAATAATTACTAACATTAATACCAATGCAGTCCAGCCTTTGTCAAAGGGAGAAATTACACAAGAGCAAGCATTTACGCAAGGTATGGAGCCACTCAGAGATTTTATGTTTGATCAGACCAACGAGAAAGATATGCAACTGTTTCTTGATATCGCTGGGGTCACAGAAGTTAACGACAGAGCAGATGTTCCTTCCACAGCGTTAATTCCAGCATTTATCATAAGTGAACTAAGAGCAGCATTTATTATTGGTTTCTTGATTTACATACCATTCTTAATCATTGATATGGTAGTGGCATCCACTTTGATGTCCATGGGTATGATGATGCTTCCACCTACGACGATTTCCATGCCATTTAAAATTTTATTATTTATTATGGCAGATGGTTGGAATTTAATTATTGGTTCAGTAATCAAAAGCTTTTACTGA
- a CDS encoding flagellar biosynthetic protein FliO gives MYSIFQIILATGAYSSLPGSGYNSNKSWLELIGLLLLFSFIVIGCYLTTKFVANKQLKQVKHSNFKVIDTYRITQNKFLQLVQIGTRYVVISITKENITFIAELSEDELKFKEDTEVKKEINFKQILSELTGKNKTNGKG, from the coding sequence ATGTATTCCATTTTTCAGATAATACTTGCAACAGGGGCATATTCGTCTCTACCAGGATCAGGATATAATTCTAACAAGAGTTGGTTAGAGTTGATTGGATTGCTTCTGTTGTTTAGCTTTATTGTAATCGGTTGCTATTTGACAACTAAATTTGTTGCAAATAAGCAACTGAAACAAGTAAAACATAGTAATTTTAAAGTGATTGATACATACCGAATTACGCAAAATAAGTTTTTGCAACTAGTTCAGATTGGCACACGCTATGTTGTGATATCGATTACAAAAGAAAATATCACCTTCATCGCTGAACTTTCCGAAGACGAACTAAAGTTTAAGGAAGATACTGAGGTGAAGAAAGAGATAAACTTTAAGCAGATCTTGTCAGAATTGACAGGAAAAAATAAAACAAATGGAAAAGGTTGA
- a CDS encoding response regulator, which produces MAKSILICDDAAFMRMMIKDILTKNGYSVAGEAENGLKAVERYNETKPDLVMMDITMPEMDGIQALKKIKSVDPNATVIMCSAMGQQAMVIESIQSGAKDFIVKPFQADRVLEAVKKAIG; this is translated from the coding sequence ATGGCAAAAAGTATTTTAATTTGTGATGATGCAGCTTTCATGAGAATGATGATTAAAGATATTCTTACAAAGAATGGTTATTCCGTAGCGGGAGAAGCAGAGAATGGATTAAAAGCTGTTGAGAGGTACAATGAGACAAAGCCTGATTTGGTTATGATGGATATCACAATGCCAGAGATGGATGGTATTCAAGCATTAAAGAAGATTAAGTCAGTAGATCCAAATGCAACAGTGATTATGTGTTCTGCGATGGGACAACAAGCAATGGTGATAGAATCCATTCAATCAGGAGCAAAAGATTTTATAGTAAAACCTTTCCAAGCGGATCGTGTACTTGAGGCGGTTAAGAAGGCGATAGGATAA
- the fliY gene encoding flagellar motor switch phosphatase FliY, translated as MDGMLSQEEINALLNGMGTENVETAADLESLTDSEIDALGEMSNISMGTAATTLSSLVNQKVTITTPKVCYAEWEDLLSAYDRPCVFIQIYYKDGLDGNNILVLKEKDVKIITDLMMGGDGLNSEGDLTELHLSAISEAMNQMMGSASTSLSSMLEKKVDITPPVASIVDIPEVIDGGDIAEFLKSRFVKVSFRMVIGDLVDSELMQLYPFDFARELYEQFMKYTETETNAADGYSKPKKEKTVTPDPVETSNNNSFTQDIGKNMNMQTPQMQPQMAQMQGMSLQGMAMPGMSMQQVPQGMVQNVNIAPAQFQPFVNTGSPLLQTENIDLLLDVPLEVTVELGRTSKSIREILDFAPGTIVELNRLAGEPIDVLVNGKYVAKGEVVVIEEAFGIRVTDIIK; from the coding sequence ATGGATGGTATGTTATCTCAAGAAGAGATCAACGCTCTATTAAATGGCATGGGTACCGAAAATGTAGAAACCGCTGCTGATCTCGAATCACTCACGGATTCTGAAATAGATGCATTAGGAGAAATGTCTAATATCAGTATGGGGACAGCTGCAACAACACTTTCTTCCCTGGTAAACCAAAAAGTAACAATTACAACTCCTAAAGTATGCTATGCTGAGTGGGAGGATTTATTGTCAGCGTATGATCGCCCATGTGTTTTTATTCAGATTTACTATAAGGATGGCTTAGATGGAAACAACATCTTAGTCTTAAAAGAAAAGGATGTAAAAATCATCACCGACTTAATGATGGGTGGAGATGGACTAAATAGTGAGGGTGATTTAACAGAACTGCACCTAAGTGCAATTAGTGAAGCAATGAATCAGATGATGGGTTCAGCTTCAACTTCTCTTTCTTCTATGTTAGAGAAAAAAGTAGACATCACTCCTCCAGTAGCAAGTATAGTAGATATCCCTGAGGTTATTGATGGGGGAGATATCGCAGAGTTTTTAAAGAGTCGTTTTGTGAAAGTATCCTTCCGTATGGTGATTGGTGATTTAGTGGATAGTGAATTAATGCAATTATATCCATTTGATTTTGCAAGAGAATTATATGAACAATTCATGAAATATACCGAGACGGAAACGAATGCAGCGGATGGATATTCTAAACCAAAAAAAGAAAAGACAGTAACACCTGATCCAGTAGAAACTTCTAACAACAACTCATTTACTCAAGATATAGGAAAGAATATGAATATGCAAACACCACAAATGCAGCCACAGATGGCGCAGATGCAAGGAATGTCACTTCAAGGAATGGCTATGCCTGGGATGAGTATGCAACAAGTACCTCAAGGTATGGTGCAAAATGTGAATATCGCACCTGCACAATTTCAACCTTTTGTTAATACAGGTAGTCCTCTGTTACAGACAGAGAATATTGATTTGTTATTGGATGTACCTTTGGAGGTTACAGTAGAACTTGGTCGAACAAGTAAATCTATTCGGGAAATACTTGATTTTGCACCCGGAACTATTGTAGAATTAAATCGACTAGCCGGTGAACCAATTGACGTTTTAGTAAATGGAAAGTATGTCGCCAAGGGTGAAGTAGTTGTAATCGAAGAAGCATTTGGTATTCGAGTTACAGATATTATTAAATAA
- the fliM gene encoding flagellar motor switch protein FliM, translated as MGDVLSQSEIDNLLAALSSGELDADEFRDSGEKAVKNYDFHRPSKFSKEHLRTLDIIFEHYGRLLSTHLPAYLRKNVQVEVINSEAVVYQEFTNALSNPVLLGIIDFAPLEGNIIIELAENVGYAIVDRMLGGSGNPLEKSRDFSEIELVIIERIFTVMTNILAEPWANVVKLNPRLIRIETNSQFAQIISPSDMASIVTLNIKIGNIEGMMNVCLPYACLEVIIDKLNTKYWYSTMQEKGDSNYQEFIETAISRARIPVKAVLGKSSISLNELINMQKGDIIKLDRKIDDELSVYVGNIKKFTALPGASSDSYAVKISTIIREE; from the coding sequence ATGGGTGATGTATTATCCCAAAGCGAAATAGACAATCTGTTGGCTGCACTTAGCAGTGGTGAACTTGATGCAGATGAATTTAGGGATTCGGGTGAAAAAGCAGTAAAGAATTATGATTTCCACCGTCCCTCAAAGTTTTCGAAGGAACACCTTAGAACACTTGATATTATATTCGAACATTATGGCAGATTATTGTCAACACATTTGCCAGCGTATCTTAGAAAAAATGTACAAGTTGAGGTTATTAACTCGGAAGCTGTTGTGTATCAAGAATTTACCAATGCGCTGTCCAACCCTGTTTTGCTTGGTATCATAGATTTCGCTCCGCTGGAGGGAAATATAATAATTGAATTAGCAGAGAATGTTGGCTATGCAATAGTCGACCGTATGCTTGGAGGTAGTGGTAATCCACTTGAAAAATCTAGAGATTTTTCTGAAATTGAGTTGGTAATAATCGAGAGAATCTTTACAGTAATGACAAATATTTTGGCAGAACCTTGGGCGAATGTTGTGAAACTAAACCCTAGATTGATTCGTATCGAGACAAACTCACAATTTGCGCAGATAATATCACCAAGTGACATGGCCTCAATTGTAACATTGAACATAAAGATTGGAAATATTGAGGGTATGATGAATGTTTGCCTTCCATATGCTTGCTTGGAAGTTATAATTGACAAGTTAAATACGAAATACTGGTACTCTACAATGCAGGAGAAAGGCGATTCTAATTATCAAGAATTCATAGAAACTGCAATTTCAAGAGCTAGAATACCAGTAAAAGCAGTACTAGGTAAAAGTAGTATATCGTTGAATGAGTTAATTAACATGCAAAAAGGTGACATTATTAAACTGGATCGAAAGATTGACGATGAACTTAGTGTTTATGTAGGGAATATCAAAAAATTTACAGCCTTGCCTGGCGCGTCATCGGATTCTTATGCAGTAAAAATTTCAACTATAATAAGAGAGGAGTAG
- a CDS encoding flagellar basal body-associated FliL family protein yields MKKNILTIIILATTLINMTLMIVMLFVFLPNVKQTNHLITKVAQTVDLELENVVVKEDKVSIGDIDTYKPTETTGLTINLKKVPGDNKSHFAVVKWSLVLNKSHKDYSKMNPLVEANEGRIKEVIRTEVEKYTINEVQENKENIKADVLKVLQNDVFGSDFIISVSFSDFVSE; encoded by the coding sequence ATGAAAAAGAATATCTTAACGATAATTATACTTGCTACTACATTAATTAATATGACTTTAATGATAGTTATGCTGTTTGTATTTCTACCGAATGTAAAACAAACAAACCATTTAATCACAAAGGTGGCACAAACAGTTGATCTGGAACTTGAAAATGTAGTAGTGAAGGAAGATAAAGTTTCAATCGGTGATATCGATACTTATAAGCCTACCGAAACTACTGGTTTAACTATCAATCTTAAGAAGGTGCCAGGTGACAATAAATCACACTTTGCCGTTGTTAAGTGGTCTCTTGTGTTAAATAAGAGTCATAAGGATTACAGTAAGATGAACCCATTAGTGGAGGCAAATGAGGGTAGAATCAAAGAAGTGATTCGCACCGAAGTTGAAAAGTACACAATTAATGAAGTGCAAGAGAATAAAGAGAATATTAAAGCAGATGTATTAAAAGTACTTCAAAATGATGTTTTTGGCTCTGATTTCATTATTAGTGTATCATTTAGTGACTTTGTTAGTGAATAA
- a CDS encoding OmpA/MotB family protein produces the protein MKRLARKKKTEEASAGAPLWMNTFADLMNLLLCFFVLLFAFSNVDQEKFDQVAASLSSSFSIFSGGHSSIGDGQLINMGVSQLNDFNQYFTNMGQTIDSVDGEKIDELKQLLTEANKAETEKMYENITEMSGQYNLDKYLDIETDKTGGQYVLINISGSLLYDSGKAQLKSEALPIFSKVGDILKTYKGYRISVIGHTDNVPVTSGIYRSNKELSSARAINAAEYLIDVKGIDPSNIEWIGRGEYDPIADNSSEAGRSKNRRIEIRIYNSLNTN, from the coding sequence GTGAAGCGATTGGCTAGAAAGAAGAAAACGGAAGAGGCTTCAGCAGGAGCACCATTGTGGATGAATACGTTCGCAGATTTGATGAACCTTCTGTTATGCTTTTTCGTGTTATTATTTGCTTTTTCTAATGTAGATCAAGAAAAATTTGACCAGGTTGCAGCTTCCTTATCCAGTAGCTTTAGTATCTTTAGTGGAGGGCATTCCTCTATTGGAGATGGTCAATTAATCAATATGGGAGTTTCACAATTGAATGATTTTAATCAGTACTTCACTAATATGGGACAAACCATAGATAGTGTTGACGGAGAAAAAATTGATGAGCTAAAGCAGCTCCTAACAGAAGCGAATAAAGCTGAAACTGAAAAAATGTATGAGAATATTACTGAGATGAGTGGTCAATATAACCTAGATAAATATTTGGATATTGAGACAGACAAAACAGGCGGTCAATACGTTTTAATCAATATTAGCGGTTCCTTACTTTACGATTCTGGTAAAGCACAGCTTAAAAGTGAGGCGCTTCCTATCTTCTCAAAAGTTGGTGACATCTTAAAAACATATAAAGGATATCGAATCTCGGTAATTGGACACACCGACAATGTACCAGTAACTTCTGGAATATATCGCAGCAATAAAGAATTATCTTCAGCGAGAGCAATCAATGCTGCAGAGTACTTAATCGATGTGAAAGGAATTGATCCATCCAATATCGAATGGATTGGTCGAGGAGAATATGATCCAATCGCTGACAATAGTAGTGAAGCAGGAAGATCCAAAAACAGACGTATCGAGATTAGAATTTATAATTCTCTAAATACAAACTAA
- a CDS encoding motility protein A, with the protein MDLASVVGLVLAMILVIFGITIGDGFSAIMAFVDRDSVLITFGGAFFTVLAMSPSFAEFFNGLKSFALILKPLPSNEKETIESIITLSNVARKEGLLALEEAANSIEDEFMKKGVLLIVDGTDPELVRSILETELGCIEERHKSVIGFWDNLGAMGPAWGMIGTLIGLINMLGKMEDVASVGPNMAVALVTTFYGSMLANWICLPVSNKLKSNNASEIMMKEVMVEGLLSIQAGENPRVIEEKLKSFLSPAKRSELVGQEGGEAIG; encoded by the coding sequence TTGGATTTAGCATCCGTAGTTGGTTTAGTGTTAGCAATGATCCTTGTTATCTTTGGTATCACAATAGGGGATGGTTTCTCAGCGATTATGGCTTTCGTAGATAGAGACTCAGTCTTAATTACTTTTGGTGGTGCGTTCTTTACAGTTTTAGCTATGAGTCCTAGTTTTGCTGAATTTTTCAATGGTTTAAAGAGTTTTGCTTTAATATTAAAGCCGCTTCCTTCCAATGAGAAGGAAACAATTGAAAGCATCATCACTTTATCTAATGTTGCTAGAAAAGAAGGATTGTTAGCACTTGAAGAAGCAGCAAACAGTATTGAAGATGAATTTATGAAAAAGGGAGTTCTTCTCATCGTTGACGGAACAGATCCGGAATTGGTAAGAAGTATCCTGGAAACTGAACTTGGTTGTATTGAAGAACGTCATAAGTCAGTTATTGGTTTTTGGGATAATCTTGGTGCTATGGGTCCTGCTTGGGGTATGATCGGTACCTTGATCGGTTTGATTAACATGCTTGGTAAAATGGAGGATGTTGCTTCCGTTGGTCCTAATATGGCGGTAGCATTAGTTACTACATTCTATGGTTCCATGTTGGCGAACTGGATTTGTCTTCCAGTGTCAAATAAATTAAAATCAAACAATGCAAGTGAAATTATGATGAAGGAAGTTATGGTGGAAGGCTTACTGTCAATTCAGGCAGGTGAGAACCCTCGAGTAATTGAAGAAAAATTGAAATCCTTCCTGTCCCCTGCAAAACGTAGTGAGTTAGTAGGACAAGAAGGTGGTGAAGCGATTGGCTAG
- a CDS encoding flagellar FlbD family protein translates to MINLTRLNDIPFTLNCELIEIIEEVPDTVITLVNGKKIFVKESRQNVVTLVKLYKKEVFCQTISGNDE, encoded by the coding sequence ATGATTAATCTGACTAGGTTAAATGATATACCATTTACGCTAAATTGTGAGTTAATAGAAATCATAGAGGAGGTTCCGGATACGGTAATTACCTTAGTGAATGGGAAGAAAATATTCGTAAAAGAAAGTAGACAAAATGTTGTAACTTTAGTAAAATTGTATAAAAAAGAAGTTTTCTGTCAGACAATATCGGGTAATGACGAATAA
- a CDS encoding flagellar hook protein FlgE — MMRSLYSGVSGLRVHQTKMDVIGNNISNVNTVGFKASSATFSDILYQTTKSASGPNPNTGTAGTNAMQIGLGANLASITASITKTGGSQRTDNPFDLMIEGDGFFVVNNGVGNFFTKAGSFNVDAAGTLCTPTGATVMGWQPSREDPRKTVPGSVSPLRIMSPENLYSAPEATTDIYLHGNIDSMDTNLTSSTGRIVNMSFFDNLGNSYTAEVKIKQSEDSKSDYKVTIQNIYDKKGDSIFAKKVVDPDTGDITYEASNITDFNFGNGTGSVTVNDDGTIEVDCDEIDLKFNGANGNFVSVGDDADNATSIKFKVNADPDPFKDVNIDFSSITMYNNSGTTTVESTKGAKADGTGAGKAAGNMSGISIDQQGMIFGTYDNGDRKLLGQVVVATFSNPAGLEAIGNNMFSATPNSGEFNGVGEDITSSGGKFITGVLEMSNVDLSQQFTEMITTQRGFQANSRIITTSDTLLEELINLKR, encoded by the coding sequence ATGATGAGATCATTATATTCTGGTGTATCAGGACTTAGAGTTCACCAGACCAAGATGGACGTTATTGGTAATAATATATCAAACGTTAACACAGTAGGCTTTAAAGCAAGTTCTGCAACATTTTCTGATATTTTATATCAGACAACCAAAAGTGCTTCTGGTCCTAACCCAAATACTGGAACAGCTGGTACAAACGCAATGCAGATTGGACTTGGTGCAAATCTTGCATCCATTACAGCAAGCATTACAAAAACCGGTGGTTCTCAAAGAACAGACAATCCTTTCGATTTGATGATTGAGGGAGATGGTTTCTTTGTAGTAAATAACGGTGTAGGTAACTTTTTTACCAAAGCAGGTTCTTTTAACGTAGATGCAGCAGGTACTTTATGTACACCAACTGGTGCAACCGTAATGGGATGGCAGCCAAGTAGAGAGGATCCAAGAAAGACGGTACCAGGTTCAGTTTCACCGCTTCGTATTATGTCGCCGGAGAATCTTTATTCTGCACCAGAAGCTACCACTGATATCTATCTTCACGGAAACATCGATAGTATGGATACAAACCTAACATCATCGACAGGACGTATTGTGAACATGTCTTTCTTTGATAATTTAGGTAATAGCTACACTGCAGAAGTTAAGATCAAGCAAAGTGAAGATTCTAAGAGTGATTATAAGGTGACCATTCAAAATATCTATGATAAAAAAGGTGATTCTATCTTCGCTAAGAAAGTAGTTGATCCAGACACTGGTGATATTACATACGAGGCTTCAAACATTACAGACTTTAATTTTGGTAATGGTACTGGTTCTGTCACAGTTAATGATGATGGAACGATAGAAGTAGATTGTGATGAAATCGACCTTAAATTCAATGGTGCAAATGGTAACTTCGTTAGCGTAGGTGATGATGCAGACAATGCTACCAGCATTAAGTTTAAGGTAAATGCTGATCCTGACCCATTTAAGGATGTTAATATTGATTTCTCTTCCATTACTATGTACAACAACAGTGGTACAACAACAGTAGAGTCCACTAAGGGAGCAAAAGCTGATGGAACTGGTGCAGGTAAGGCAGCTGGTAATATGTCAGGTATTTCTATTGACCAACAGGGTATGATTTTTGGTACTTATGACAATGGAGACCGTAAATTACTAGGACAAGTTGTTGTTGCAACATTCTCTAATCCAGCTGGATTAGAAGCGATAGGAAATAATATGTTCTCTGCAACACCAAACTCTGGAGAATTTAACGGTGTTGGTGAGGACATCACATCATCCGGTGGTAAGTTCATAACAGGTGTACTTGAAATGTCGAACGTTGACCTTTCACAGCAATTTACAGAAATGATAACAACACAAAGAGGTTTCCAGGCAAATTCAAGAATAATAACAACCTCAGATACCCTTCTAGAGGAGTTAATTAATTTGAAGAGATAA
- a CDS encoding TIGR02530 family flagellar biosynthesis protein, with translation MNQINKNFTSIEQAASRYLPRSNKQTTSSILPSGKSFEEILLEQQSTTKDEELKFSKHANERLLSRNIDLTSSQLERLQSGAKMASEKGIKESLVMVDNLAFIVNIKNNTVVTAVNDGDDRVFTNIDGAVIM, from the coding sequence ATGAATCAAATAAATAAAAACTTTACCTCCATCGAGCAGGCAGCAAGTAGGTATCTGCCAAGAAGTAATAAGCAAACGACATCCTCCATATTGCCGAGTGGTAAGAGCTTTGAAGAAATCTTATTGGAGCAACAATCTACCACAAAGGATGAGGAACTTAAATTCTCAAAACATGCGAATGAGCGCCTATTAAGTAGAAATATTGATTTAACAAGTTCTCAATTAGAACGGTTACAATCAGGAGCGAAAATGGCAAGTGAAAAAGGAATCAAAGAGTCGTTAGTCATGGTGGACAATCTCGCATTTATTGTAAACATTAAAAATAATACCGTAGTAACTGCAGTGAATGATGGAGATGATAGAGTATTTACTAACATTGACGGTGCAGTAATAATGTAA
- a CDS encoding flagellar hook capping FlgD N-terminal domain-containing protein, translating into MAEIIGSVKEGILEQTNTAITTTNKTKLGSSELGKDAFLQLLVCQMQNQDPLNPSTDTEFVSQLATFSQLEELQNLTASTDKSQAFSLVGKDVILNATDSNGRTTYISGTVDFINMSKSKVQLSVNGELYDMSQLYTVVDKNYIIEQGRPKVPDKVNFEFDANKPSDLTFEVNLGEGETVANQVAVIINNLILDSKHVSLNGNKLTISKDILSALPNGEYKPAIVFNDALYTTVSDQVHIKVVNSGVTSMPSGEENKESENTGNDENGEIEDTLV; encoded by the coding sequence ATGGCAGAAATTATCGGTAGTGTTAAAGAAGGTATTTTAGAACAAACGAATACCGCCATTACAACAACAAACAAAACGAAACTGGGATCTTCCGAGCTTGGTAAAGACGCATTCTTACAATTATTAGTATGTCAGATGCAGAACCAAGATCCTTTAAATCCAAGTACTGATACCGAATTTGTTTCTCAGTTAGCAACATTTTCACAACTAGAAGAATTGCAAAACTTAACAGCTTCAACTGATAAATCACAAGCATTTTCGTTGGTTGGAAAAGATGTTATCTTGAATGCTACAGACAGTAATGGAAGAACAACTTATATCAGTGGAACCGTTGATTTTATCAATATGTCAAAATCAAAAGTGCAGCTTTCTGTAAATGGCGAATTATATGATATGAGTCAGCTGTATACCGTTGTTGATAAGAACTATATTATTGAACAGGGTAGACCAAAGGTTCCTGATAAGGTAAACTTTGAATTTGATGCTAACAAGCCAAGTGATCTTACATTTGAAGTTAACCTTGGAGAAGGCGAAACAGTAGCAAATCAAGTTGCTGTTATCATTAACAATCTTATTCTTGATTCAAAACATGTATCACTGAATGGTAATAAACTTACAATTAGTAAAGATATCTTATCTGCGTTACCAAACGGAGAATATAAACCTGCAATTGTATTTAATGATGCTTTATATACTACAGTATCCGATCAGGTTCATATTAAGGTTGTAAATTCTGGAGTGACAAGTATGCCATCAGGAGAAGAGAATAAGGAATCCGAGAATACTGGAAATGATGAAAATGGTGAGATAGAAGATACGTTAGTATAA